From Pseudomonadota bacterium:
GCGGTCCACGACCACGATGAGCAGGTGGTAGACGAGGAACTCGAAGGTGCGGAAGGCAAGCGAGAGCATGGGCGTGTCCTGAATTCGTTGGCGATCAGGTAACACGCGGCCACGGTCGAGCCCACGGCGAACTGCTCTGACCGCTTTTGTCAGAGTTCGTGCGGCCCACCGGTCTTCCCTATGGAGCCTCCTCAAGGCGAATTGCCGCCAGCAGCATCGACGTGTGCAGCAATCGGTCGGCGTTGGCCTGAGAGGCAATCGTTTTCCCGGAGCAGGCCGTGCGCCACGTTGTTGCGCAGGTTGAATCCACGCCTCGGACAGGAGGCACTGCAGCAGCTGCACCAACTCCGGGGGCATGGTTCCGTCCGCCTCGCTGGCGCGCAGGAGTTCGCCGAGCGGGCGCTCGCGCAGTTCGCCGTCCCGCATCGCTGTCACCTCGGTCCCAGCCGCCTTGAGGATGCGGCGGACCAACTGCTCGATGCGGGGCACGAGCACGTGGATCGCGGCGATGCGATCGTCCGCCATATAGCGCTCGGCGGCCGTCTTCAGGAACGGCAGGTCGTCCGTCTCGACGAAGTTCGACGCGCTGAGGATGGCAAGCAGATCCGCGCTGTGAAGGTGCCGCTCCGCACGGAGTCGCGAGAAGAGTTCGGAGAGCACCAGCCCGGACATCATCGCCACCTCTTGCACGAGCGCCCGCCGTTCCTCGAACTGCAGCTGCTCAGGCGTGTCGGGTGCGATCTCGGCGAGCGTTCGGTCGTCGACCACGGGCACGGTGATCGCGATCTGGCTCACGATGGACCGGGGCCTTACGCGCTGGCGTCCACCTCCTTCGAGGGACGGGGCGAAGAGGCGCGTCGACATCCGCCCAAGCACGGCGACCGCCGTCTCCGCGTCGTCGAAGAATGGCGCGACCATCTTCTCCATATCGTCCGGGTTGACGGTCACCGGCACGCTGATCTCGTGGAACTCACCTTGCTTCTCCGCGAGCCGGAGCGCATCGCGCGCCTCCGCCATCGCCCGCGCGCCATCCTCCCGAAGGCCCGCCTGCTGGTACTTGGCGGCGGCGTACTTCCAGTGCATCGACCGCACGATGCCAGAGGTGCTTCGTCGCGCATGCTCCTCATGCAGCTGCGCTCTGCGTCGTGCCACCTCCCGCGGATCGGGCGGGGGGCCGAGGAGGCGCTCAAGGGACAGCCGCACGTCAAGCACCTGCACATCAACATGCTCCATCGAGCCCATGCTGACGAGGCCGCGCGCGATCTCGTCAACCGCCCGAAGGAGATCACGGAGTCGGTCATCAGGGACCAAGTCGACGTAGCGCTGCCCACGCCCCGCAGCGAGCCCGACTTCGCACTCAACAAGCGCCAGGGCCCAGTGCGGTGCCTCTGTGATGAACCGACGCTGCAGGTCTCGAAGACCGGCCAGGGCACCGAGGAGAAGGCGAGGCTGGCCTATCTGTCCCGCGATGCGCACCGCTGTCTTCCAGTGCTGCGCCACCAGCATCCCGCGGATCGCGGGATCGAGGTCCCTGGCGGCGATCCAAACCGCTGCGTCCGCGTGGGCCGTCACCACCGCTCGCGCGACATCGATGGGCTTCGGGAGCCGCGCCCCCACGTGCGCCTGCCACAGCGTCCTGAGTTCCCATAGCCCCTGCAGGTAAAGCGCCCGCAGGACGGGGTTCTGGTCCGCAGCCTGTGCTTGCTCCCAGAAGTGCTCGAAGGCGGCCACGGGCGCCTCGCGCCAGGGGCCAAACGCGTCGGCGTCAGTCGTCGAAGCTCTGAGAGCGCTGAAGCCCTCGCCTGCATCGCGCCACTCGTACGCTGCCAGCAGCGAGGCGGACCACTCGTCTCTGCGTGCGCGCTCGGCGTCGCTGCCCGCGAGGAGCCGCGCACGCTGCGAGTGCAGTTCGGCGAAGAGCAGCACGAGTTGGTCCGGCCGGTCTCCGTCGATGCGTCGAGCGATGTCCGAGAACTCCTCTGGCGACGACATCGCACGGATTCGGGATGTGATGTCTTGGCCCATGCAACTCACCGTCTCCACAGAGCAGCCCTGGAGTGCTCGGCTCCTAGCCCAACCCGAGTGCCATGATGACCGCGCGGGTGGGCGAGTCGTAGAACTGCCACTGGATCTTGGTGAGCACTGAGTCGGGGACCTCGGCGACGTCGCGCTTGTTCTCGCTAGGAATGAGGATCCGCTTTGCGCCGGCCTCCACCGCGAGCTGCATGCGCTCCGGGAGGCCGCTGACTTTGAGGAGCATGCCCTGGACGCTCATCTCGCCCAGGACCACCGTTTGCTCGAGCACCGGCTTTTCGAGGAGCCCAGAAACCATCGAGATGAAGAAGGCGACCGTCGTCTCGCTCCCCTCCTTGGCTTGGTTCAGGTTGATGGCCTGGACGGAGAAATCGTATTCCTTCGGCTCGCGCTCTATCCCGAGGTTCTTGAGGTTCGCCTTGAGGTAGGCGTCGGCCGTCTTGATGGCCTCCTTCATGGTTCCGGACAAGCTGCCGAGGGGGATGATTCGCCGGGCCCCGGTTCGTCTGCGTCTGGATGAGGAACAGCGCCAGCCTGCGGTCGGCGATATCGGTGCCGATGGTGTAGACAGATCCCGGAGGCAGGGCGCCTTCCATGATGATCGATCCGCCGCCGCTCTCTGGCACGGTGACGTAGCGCTCCTGACCGCTGTCGCGTTCGAGGTAGGAGAAGCTGGTGTCCCAGTACTCGAGACCAGCGATCTTTTTGAGCTGCTCCTTGACGCGTCGACGCATCTCCATCGCGAACTCGATGTACTCGCGCAACTCGTCGCGGGGTACCTCCGCGTGCGGGTGGAGCAGCTTAATCAGACCCGAGACGGTCTTGCGGACGGCCTTCTGATCGCGTCCGGAGAGGTGACTGCCGAACTTGAAGTCGCGCTCCGCGTAGTCGGTGTAGCTCTTCTTGCGGAGCTCGCGAAACACCTCGGCGAGGTAGTCGGTGACGAGACCGAAGTGGCTGGTGTACGTCTCGTCCCGCGTCTTCTGTAGCTCCCATCCGGGCAGGTAGAAATGGATGCGGTCATAGAACGCCGCGTCCATCTCCTTGGGCATCGGGTAGAAGAGGTGCGAGGTCTTGACGATGGTGCCGATGTCGCCATCGAGATTGCCGACGAAGACAATCGAGCCCTCAGCATTGATGATGTCGCTCCCGCGGCTGAAGGCGCCGTCCTCCATGTAGCCCTTCATGATGTTGATGCCGCTCTTGTCCTTGAAACTCACGCCCGCCGCCTCGTCGAAGGCGACCACGTCCCAGAGGCACACGAGACCCCGCTGCCCGGACGCGAGGTTGACGAACATCTGCGCCACCGTCGTCTGGCCTCCCGAGACCAAGTGGCAGTAGGGGCTCACCTGCTGGTAGACGAAGCTCTTTCCTGTGCCGCGCGGGCCAAGCTCGACCAAGTTGAAGTTCTTCTCCACCAGAGGCAGTAGCCGCGCCAGGTAGAGGAGCTTGCGCCGGTGGGTGAAGTACGGATGGCTCGGCTCGTAACCCAGGCTCCGGAGCAGTAGGTCGATCCACTTCTCGCGGTCGCCGATGCGCTTGCGGCCCTCAATGAAGCTCGACACGTCGCGATTCGAGAGCTGGATGGGGCGGATCTTCTCGATAAAGAACGGGCGGTTTTGGCCCTTGAAGACGAAGCCGTCGTCGTAGCGGAGGGTGATCTCCGCCCACACACCACCCATGAGCAGCCGGTCGTGCTTCCGGATCTCCGACTCGTCGATGTTGACGTAGTCGATGTTCAGGTTGGCGAGGTGGGCCCAGTACTTGTCGTGCGTCTCGACCAAGCTCACGCCGACCTTGTCGATGATCTCGTACGTCGAGTGCTGCTTGATTGCGCTCTTCACCCGCTCGCGCTCGTCGGGCTTGACGAACTTGTCCGAGAGAGTCTGCCGGACGAACTCCAACCCCTCGCGGATCACCTCATCATCGGCGGAGGAGCAGTACTTGCCGAGCAGGAACTCGATCACGAACGCAGGCACGCCGAACGAGGTCCGCATGCGGCGGAGGAGGTCGCTTTCGGACCACCAGGCCCGGAAAGAGGTCCACCGCCAGGGTGTCGAGTTCGTCGAGTTCTGTTTCGTTCGCCATAAGATCCCTCACAAGTTTCGTGCGACCGTCAGCCGGAGGCCGGCCGGGGAGAGCACCTCCTGGTTGTCGACGTCGCGCACCACGAGGTCGAGAAGGTCTCCCTCCATGAAGGCGAGCTTGTCGTCCAACATCAAGACCACAGTTGCCTTCTGCGCCGGGTCGGGTGCGATCTCCTTGCGGACTGGCCGCACCAGGACGCTCGCGTCTTTTCGGCGTAGGTCGACTTCGACGGTTCGCCCGGCCGGCTTGCTGAAGAGGTCCACCCGCTCGGATGGCACCGGTTCGAGGACAACCTTCACGGCATGCGTCTTGACCTCGTACGCGCCCGGCAACACGCGGACGCCCACCCGCTCCGGCGCGGCCTCTTTGCGCGACACCAGGTGAGGGATGACGACCTCCTGCACGGCAACGCCGCCGTGGGCGAAGGACTTCTCCTCCTTGAAGCACGCCATCCCGGCCGGGACGGCAACGCGCACCTTGCGGTCGAACGGGAACGGGAACGTCTTCGCATCGACAACCGCTCCCTCGGCGAGGAGCGCGTAGCGGGCCTTGGCGACGAGCTCGGTCGGCAGGGATCGCCACGATAGGTGCAGCGATCTCGTCGCTGGTCATCACGAACCCGTGGTCCGTGAGGAGGTGGACCTCCGGGTAACCCCACTTATGGAGCTTGCCGACGAGGTTGATCAGGCGATCGACCTCGACGTGGAGATGCCGGATGAGGTCGCTGGCGTTGTCGTGCCCGAGGCTGTCGATGGTCTCGTGGCCAAAGACGCAGAGGACGTCCGGGAGAGGCTTGGGCGCGCGCGCCGCGTTCTCCGCCTCCTCTATCTCCATGCACGTCGCGCCGACGCGCTCGCGCAGAAACTGGAGACGGGTCTGGCGGTCGGAGAAGTTGCCACCCGTCTTCACGCTCCGAAGGCGCCCCTCGCCCGGCCCAGGCTCGTAGCGCAACTCCTCACCGCCGAGCGGCAAGAGGGCCGTCATCCCAACCCATGTGCGGGTGGGAATGCACGCCAGCGCCGGGACGAGCGCCGACTCGGGCAGGCGCAGCCGCTCGCGGATGTCGAGCGCGCAGTCGTAGCGGAGCGCGTCGACGATGACGACGGCAAACGGCCGGCGGCCGCTCCACACGCCGGCCACCACGTCGGCGATCGGTCGAAGCCCGCCGACGGTCCACTCGCCACGCGCGCGCAGCCCCTCGAAGAAGACACTATTCAAGCGTGTGAGGTATTCGCCATAGGCGCGGTTCGCGACCGCGAAGACCTCCTCGAGGTCGGGCTCTCGACTCGCGTCGGCCACGAGCCGCCAGTGGGCGCGGTCGATGCGTCCGGCGTAACCGAGGTAGAGGCTGGCGACCTCCTCGGCGGTTGTGCAGGCGCGCGCCTTCTCGATGGCCTCCTCGCACGCGGTCACGAGCAGGGCGAGCCGGTGCAGGAGTTCGAACCCGCGCAGCGGCTCGGGGCTCGCGCGGGTGAAGTCAGCCTCGGCGGCGAGTTCCTTTGCGTGTTCGCGCAGAAGCGGCAGGTACTGCGTCTTCTGCTTCGCCGCGGCGGCGAACCGGTCGTAGAAGGTCTGGAAGCGGAGCCGCACGAGGTGCGGGAAGGCGAACGAGGTGCCAGTACGTCCCTTCGCCCAGCCGGAGAGATCGTACTCGCGCTCGACTCGTCGAATGAGCCGGTGGTAGTCGCCGGCCGCCGAGCCATCCTTCAGCCAGCGCTTCAGGAGCTGCACGCAGCGGGCGCGGCAGGGCGGATCAGGTAGCAGTGACGCGAACGGGAAGTCGGCAGGCTCGCCGTACGCCTCGTAGGTCTCCGTGAGCGCCAGCCGCAGCACGAGGTCGGCGAGCCACTCGTCGATGAGGACGTTCGGACTGAGGCTCGGCTGCGTATTCGGCAGAGGGATGGGGCGAGAGAAACCGAAGGCGTCCCGAACCTGCTGCACGAACTCGGTGAGGAGCCCATCCTGGACGAGCTGTCCGAGTCGTTCGACGGGATCGGCAGCGAGGTCGAGGATGGTCTGCTCGACATCGCCGATCACCTGCTGCCGAGCCCAGGCTGGCGTCAGCGCATGCTCCCAGAAGCGCGCGTCGCTCTCCGCGAAGCGGGTGGCGAACTTGGCCAGCAGCGAGTCGCGACCTCCGTCCCAGAGAAGCCGCTGGTCTTTCGGATCGCTGGGCAGGTTGACGCCCGCCCGCCGCAGGAACGCGAAGAGGCTCGGCTTCTTCCCGTCCACGAGCCACGTGGCACCGAGGTAGCGGTACTCGAGGAGGAGGTCGGCCAGGAATCCCCCTTCCTCCTCGGGGCCGTCGAGTCGCTCGGCCGGGAACGGCAGATAGAGGACGCAGCGGCGCGCCTCCCGTTCCGCGGTTGGCAGCCCCCGGCTCGCCCAGTGGATCTCGTGCTTGATCCAGAGCTGTCCGTGGCCGGCCTTCTCGTCGTAGCGGAGCAGCGTGAACGTCTGCGCGGTCTGGCCGGACAGGTGCTTCTCGAAGACGGGGAGGAGCCGTTCGAACTCCCGTTTCTCGTCGAACCAGAGCGCGATCCGCGCTTGGGCATGCCGGCCGAAGAGGGTGCGGAGTTCCTCGGAGAGGGTGGCGAGAATCATTCGTCGTCCTCCTCGGCGCTCTTCGTTGAGACGACCTTGGCGATACGCAGAATGCCTGCCGTCTGTAGTGGCAGGATGTTCACCTTGACGCCATCGTCGATGTCCGGATCCCACCCCTTCGGCTGCTCGGCCGCGCTCTTCCATGTCACGCGGATGGGGAACTGGCCCTCTTCGAGGCCCTGGAGCTTCTTGTCGAAAGCCTGGGTTTCCTCGATGCTTTGTTGAATCTCGAGAGCGTCGTCGGTCCTGTTCGCTTTGCGCGCCTGCGCGAGGTCACGTTCGCGGCGCTCGATGAACGACCGGACGTAGGTCCCGCGGAGCTTGCGCAGTGCGTCCTTCCGAAACCGGTGATAGTGGGCGAGAACCGCGAACGCGGGCGTGCCACATCCATCGGGGCTGGAGGCCAGGTGCCAGAAGATGGGCCGGCTCTTGTAGAGCCGCAGTGGTGCTCAGTAAGCGTTGGCCAGGAAGTCGCCGATCGAGTCGGCGCGTTTATGGCCGGGCACCTTCTTGCGCCGCTCGGGGGCGATCGTACCCCCGAATACGTGCGCGCGGTCAGCACCGACGAGCTTGCCCAGCTCCGCGAGTACTCGCTCCTCGAGCGGAGGCTCGTTGTTGCAGGTGACGAGCGGCACGATACCGTCGTCGTCGCCTTCGAGGATCTGCTTCACGCAGAAGGAGAGCAACCGGACCACGTGTTCCATCCGCTTCTGCTCTGCGGTCTTGCCCGCCATCTGCGGCCAGATGAGCTCTGGCGGGCGCGCGCCAAGATCCTTGAGCACGGTCTCTCGTATCTCGGGCGAGAGCCCATATGCATCGAAGACCGCCGTATCCATCTCCGCGTACCATGCCTGGATCTCAGTGTCGGCGGCGGCTTCACGCGCGAGCATGGCTTCGAGGGCCTCAGCGAGCGGGCGTACCGGGTGCTCTTGCAGAACGGTCGCCAGCCAGGGTTCCTTGAAGCGAGTCGAAATCTCGTTGCCCTCGTCCCAGGTTGCCTTGGCGTTGTGGGTTCGGAGTGCCGGCGTGGCAATGCGTTGCCTCATGTCCCCGACGGGCCTTGGGATCGGGAGCCTCTGCACAACTCCGACCTCCCACCGCCCGCCCATCTGCTCTCGCGACGTGCGCGCCTTGCAGAGATAGAGCAGCATCGAACTGTTCAGGACGCCGAGAAGGAAATCGGTATCGACCGCGTTCTTGGGGAAAATGGCTGGTCCCTTGTCGGCGAAGACGCAGCCTTCGGCCATCACTCGAACGTTGAATACTTGGGCAGCTCGGGGATACGTCAGACCAGCTCGAAAGTAGAGCGATTCGCTGGGCAAGGCATTGCCGGATGCCTTGAGCGCTTCACGATGTCGAGGATCCCAGTCGAGAACTAGGTCGGTGTCGACGTAGAAGCGAGAGAATGCCCCTCCCTTCGCAAAGGGGACCCATTCTCGGCGGAACTTCGTCGGGGCGATCTCCCAACGTTGGCGCGTAAAGCGCGGATCATCCCCAGTCGCCTTCCCTTGGCGAGCGTCTGCAAAGCTGGGCTGTAATGCCGGAACTGAGCGAAAGAGGTGGAGCACATCAGGAGGAAGCCAATAGGAGAGTGGGGCTCCATCAACCGCCAACAGATCCCGACGCGAAACGTCGAACCGTACGCCAGTTGCACTGTCCGCGAGCGATTCCACGAAATGCTTTTCGCGTTCATCACCAGCTTGTGTGAGCCGAAAGAAGGCGACAGGGGGCTCCTCGAAGACGATCTTGTAGACCTCTTCGGCTCGCGCCTCGGAGATCTCGATGCCCTCTTGTCGCTGCGAGGAGGTGATCGCGGAAACCATGAGCCGCTTTTTCTTCTCCCGGGTCCCGCAGGAACGGGTTCTTCTCGCTCAAACGCTTGCCCATCACGCGCCTCCCCGTTCCAGCGCGGCGTCGAGCCAGCGCCGCAGCACCACCGCGAGCGGTGCGTGGTTCTTCACGATCCCAGCCTTGCAGGCGCGGATGTATTCCTCCGCATCGCGATCGCGGTCCCATTCGGCAATCGGCGGGAGGTCGTTCTGGAGAAAGATTAGTGATCCGACGACACGCGCCGCGCGGCCGTTTCCTTCGCGGAAGGGGTGGATCGCGAGGACCTCGTTCATGACCTCGGCGGCGAACGCGCAGAGTGCGTCCTTGTCGGCATTGTTGAATGGTGTCTGCGAGAGAAGGTCGCCCTCGAGACGCGCCATGTGCGGCTGGATTCCGTCCGGAGGCAGGGGCCAGACTGTTCCTCCCTTCTCCAATCGGACGGTCCGCCACTCGCCGGCGAACGGGTAGATCTCCCCCATCAGCTCGCGATGGACGTCCCGGACGAGCTCGGCCGTGATCGGCGTGTCGTCGCGTAGCCCAGAGAGGAACTCCCAAGCGCGCGCGACCCCGAGGTCTTCCTGCCGGCGCACCTCTTCGTGGTCGATGCATCCTGCGTAGTTCAGCGGCCAACCATCGGCGTCGACCACCTCGTCCCAGTGCCGGTCGTAATCCTTCCACGGGCAGGCAACGGTCCGGAAGCCGGACGAAGGGGCCTTGGCACCGCTGTAGTGGAGATCGATCACGTCCTTGGCGACCTTCCGATGGCGCTTAGTAACCGCGTAGTAGTCGCCGTCCGCAAGCGCCTCGTAGAAGTCCTGGGCGCTCCGCCCGCCAACGGAGAAGCGAAAGCCGAAGTCTTTCCAGTGCCAGCGCCACTTCACGAGAGCGGTCCTCCCCGCGCGACCAACGCGGCCGTTTCGTTCATGGCACCATCGAGAACCTCTTTCCCAAGGTCTAGCATTGCAACTAAGGGATTCCGCTTGAGCAGGACGTGTGTCCTCAGTTTCTCGAAGGTCACGTTCGTGACGAAGGTCCGCGGCACGAGTGCGCCGAGATAGCCTGTCGGTCGAAGCAGTTGAGTTCCCCGGTCAATGAACGCCGCGTAGATATCGTTCCGGGTCAGTGGGTACGCGGCATCGACAAACTTCTTTGAAGAACCGGCGATGAACTCTCCGTAGGGCGGGTTCATGACGACGGAGTCGTAGCGCGCGGAAAGCACGTCCAGGAGTTCGAAGCCGCGGGCCGTGTCCTCGGCGAAGAGTCGTTGCACCACGTCATCCGAACGGTTCTCGGCGGCATACGCATGGAGCGCAGAGACGAGTGCGTCCTTGAGACCCGCCGCCTGCGCCTCCACGAGTGGCCGGATGAGCGACATCTGGGCGGTGCCACCGCGCTTGGTCTGGGTACTCTTCTCCACCCAGTTGCTCGTCGCGGCCGCGAGATCCTCGCCGACCTGAACCAGGCTCCCGAGCTGATTGACGTGCTGCAGGTTCTGCCAGATGGCGCCGATGAGCTGGCGGCGCAGCGTCGGGTCGCCGAGGCGCCCATTTGCGCGCTCGAGGAACTTCGTCAGTTCTTCCTCGCCCAAGCTGACCGCATCGGCGGCGACGAGGTTCATCTTGCGAACGCGGACCGACGAGGGTGAGAGGCCATGCGCCTTCGCGACCTCCTTCGCGGTCAGGAGGAGAGCGAGCGCGGCGATCTGGATCGAGCGCGCGTCGATGTCGATTCCGAAGAGGTTGCGCTCGAGGATGGTGGCCGCGATTTCCTCGCGGTTCGTCACCGACGCCGTTGCCGGCCAGCTGTCCTGGCCGGCGCGGTCCATCTCCTCGAGGTACATCTCGTAGAGGAGCGCGAAGGCGTACTGACCGAAGTGCATGGTCCCGCAGGCCGGATCGAGGAGCCGAAGGTCTCGGGCCTGCCGGACTTCCTGTCGGCGGTCCTCCCCGGTGCGCGGTACGAGGTAGTCGAGGGCCACGAGCGGCCCGGTGTCATCTGCCGCCCGGCGTGCCAGGCGCGTGTCCGGGTGCATCTCGCGCCAGACGCGCCCGAGCGTGTTGTCGACCAGGAACTTCACGATCCAGTCGGGCGTGTAGAACTGGTTGATGACGGACAGCTCGTAGGGCGTGGTCGGCTTGCCCTTGGTCTTCTGCCGGATGCGCTCCTTCTCCAGGGCGTTGAAGAACTGGTACACCCAGCCGAGGAAGTCCGGTGAGGCGAAGACTTCGGGCGGGAGTCCCTCGTTGATCTGCTGGATGACCTTCTTGAGCGTAGGGAAGCTCGGCGAGAGCCGGCCGTACTCGTGATCCGGGTCGAAGAGGACGCGGATGTCCTCAGTCACGGCGGCGAAGGCCTGCGTGAGGCCGTCCTGGAGGAGCAGTGCCTCCGCGTCCTCTGCTCGCTTGTACTTCGACCCCCGGCTGCCCGGAGGTCGCGCAGAAGCCGCGAGAGCCCGCCGTATTCTGGCCGGGTCGTGATGACCTCGGTGACTTCACCGTCCACGGTCAGGAGCCCACGCGCCTCCATGCACCGAAGGCCTACGAGCCGATTCAGGCAGGTGTACGCCATCTCACGTCGGACGGCGTCGTGGCCCCGCTCGCGCGTTCCTTCGGTCTTCGTCTCCCGAGCGAGGAGCGCGTCGAGGTGTCGCCGGATGGCCCGTTCCTCGTCGCTGAGATAGTCGAGCTTCGCGATCGGCACCGGCGCCTCGTCCCGCTCGAGCCCGAGGCGCTTCATCTCTCTCCCGAGGTCGTCCTCGAGGAGCTTCCAGCGCGCGCGGCGTGAGGGCGATCGTCATGGTTTCACTCCGCCCGCCAGTGCTACGCGCTGAAGGAGCTGCGCAGGGATCTCCCCGAGAAACGACGATTGGTCACGGCCTCGAAGGTTCCCTCGTACGGTCCGCCGCTGTCGGGCGGAGGTCAGATAGAGGCGAGACTTCGTTCGAGTGATGCCGACGTAGAAGAGCCGCCGTTCTTCCTCCATCCGCCGCAGGTCCCGTTCGCTGCGGAAGTCGGGGAAGATTTCGGCCTCGAGCGCGGTCAGGAACACCGCCGAGAACTCCAGGCCCTTCGCCTGGTGGTAAGTGAGTAGGGAGACGGTACCGTCACGTGACGACGCCCCGACAAGCGCCCCGGCACTGACGAGCTGAGGCAACCCGAGGAGGAAATCGGGAAGAGCAAGCCGCCCG
This genomic window contains:
- a CDS encoding PglZ domain-containing protein, whose amino-acid sequence is MILATLSEELRTLFGRHAQARIALWFDEKREFERLLPVFEKHLSGQTAQTFTLLRYDEKAGHGQLWIKHEIHWASRGLPTAEREARRCVLYLPFPAERLDGPEEEGGFLADLLLEYRYLGATWLVDGKKPSLFAFLRRAGVNLPSDPKDQRLLWDGGRDSLLAKFATRFAESDARFWEHALTPAWARQQVIGDVEQTILDLAADPVERLGQLVQDGLLTEFVQQVRDAFGFSRPIPLPNTQPSLSPNVLIDEWLADLVLRLALTETYEAYGEPADFPFASLLPDPPCRARCVQLLKRWLKDGSAAGDYHRLIRRVEREYDLSGWAKGRTGTSFAFPHLVRLRFQTFYDRFAAAAKQKTQYLPLLREHAKELAAEADFTRASPEPLRGFELLHRLALLVTACEEAIEKARACTTAEEVASLYLGYAGRIDRAHWRLVADASREPDLEEVFAVANRAYGEYLTRLNSVFFEGLRARGEWTVGGLRPIADVVAGVWSGRRPFAVVIVDALRYDCALDIRERLRLPESALVPALACIPTRTWVGMTALLPLGGEELRYEPGPGEGRLRSVKTGGNFSDRQTRLQFLRERVGATCMEIEEAENAARAPKPLPDVLCVFGHETIDSLGHDNASDLIRHLHVEVDRLINLVGKLHKWGYPEVHLLTDHGFVMTSDEIAAPIVAIPADRARRQGPLRAPRRGSGCRCEDVPVPVRPQGARCRPGRDGVLQGGEVLRPRRRCRAGGRHPSPGVAQRGRAGAGGRPRVAGRVRGQDACREGCPRTGAIRAGGPLQQAGRANRRSRPTPKRRERPGAASPQGDRTRPGAEGNCGLDVGRQARLHGGRPSRPRGARRRQPGGALPGRPPADGRTKLVRDLMANETELDELDTLAVDLFPGLVVRKRPPPPHADLVRRACVRDRVPARQVLLLRR
- a CDS encoding Fic family protein; the protein is MKWRWHWKDFGFRFSVGGRSAQDFYEALADGDYYAVTKRHRKVAKDVIDLHYSGAKAPSSGFRTVACPWKDYDRHWDEVVDADGWPLNYAGCIDHEEVRRQEDLGVARAWEFLSGLRDDTPITAELVRDVHRELMGEIYPFAGEWRTVRLEKGGTVWPLPPDGIQPHMARLEGDLLSQTPFNNADKDALCAFAAEVMNEVLAIHPFREGNGRAARVVGSLIFLQNDLPPIAEWDRDRDAEEYIRACKAGIVKNHAPLAVVLRRWLDAALERGGA
- the brxL gene encoding protease Lon-related BREX system protein BrxL, which codes for MRTSFGVPAFVIEFLLGKYCSSADDEVIREGLEFVRQTLSDKFVKPDERERVKSAIKQHSTYEIIDKVGVSLVETHDKYWAHLANLNIDYVNIDESEIRKHDRLLMGGVWAEITLRYDDGFVFKGQNRPFFIEKIRPIQLSNRDVSSFIEGRKRIGDREKWIDLLLRSLGYEPSHPYFTHRRKLLYLARLLPLVEKNFNLVELGPRGTGKSFVYQQVSPYCHLVSGGQTTVAQMFVNLASGQRGLVCLWDVVAFDEAAGVSFKDKSGINIMKGYMEDGAFSRGSDIINAEGSIVFVGNLDGDIGTIVKTSHLFYPMPKEMDAAFYDRIHFYLPGWELQKTRDETYTSHFGLVTDYLAEVFRELRKKSYTDYAERDFKFGSHLSGRDQKAVRKTVSGLIKLLHPHAEVPRDELREYIEFAMEMRRRVKEQLKKIAGLEYWDTSFSYLERDSGQERYVTVPESGGGSIIMEGALPPGSVYTIGTDIADRRLALFLIQTQTNRGPANHPPRQLVRNHEGGHQDGRRLPQGEPQEPRDRARAEGIRFLRPGHQPEPSQGGERDDGRLLHLDGFWAPRKAGARANGGPGRDERPGHAPQSQRPPGAHAARGGGRRKADPHS